One stretch of Priestia megaterium DNA includes these proteins:
- a CDS encoding type B 50S ribosomal protein L31 produces MKTNIHPDYRKVVFMDTNSGTSFLSGSTKQSNETVQWEDGNTYPLLKVEISSDTHPFYTGKQKFADKGGRVERFKQKYKLQ; encoded by the coding sequence ATGAAAACAAATATTCATCCAGACTATCGTAAAGTTGTATTTATGGATACAAATAGCGGAACATCATTTTTATCAGGATCTACAAAACAATCAAATGAGACCGTTCAATGGGAAGATGGCAACACGTATCCGCTTTTAAAAGTTGAAATCAGTTCGGATACACATCCATTTTATACAGGAAAACAAAAATTTGCTGATAAAGGCGGCCGTGTAGAACGCTTTAAACAAAAATATAAATTACAATAA
- a CDS encoding metal ABC transporter substrate-binding protein → MKFKPLLMVLALGIGTALAGCSSSSANNASDNKNKKLEVYTTIYPLQDFTEKIGGKYVEAKSILPTGVDAHSFEPTTKTMVKIANADAFVYSGIGLEGFADKAQSTLKNEDVALVEAAKGIELAKSSEDEHAHEDEHAHEEEHAHEDEHAHEEEHNHGDTDPHVWLDPILAIQLAENIKNELVELKPDKKAEFEKNFQALKAQLEDVDQELKTTIGDAPHKEILVSHAAYGYWENRYGLKQISVAGLSPTNEPSQKQLENIVKQAKKDNIKYFIFDQNLKPKVSTLVKNEVGAQALTLHNLESLTKDDVKNKEDYFSIMQHNIDTLKKALY, encoded by the coding sequence ATGAAATTCAAACCACTTTTAATGGTGCTGGCATTAGGAATTGGAACAGCCCTTGCAGGGTGCAGTTCAAGCAGTGCAAATAACGCATCTGATAATAAAAACAAAAAATTAGAAGTTTATACAACAATTTACCCTTTACAGGACTTTACTGAGAAAATCGGTGGAAAATATGTAGAAGCTAAAAGTATTTTACCAACCGGTGTAGATGCTCATTCATTTGAACCTACCACAAAAACAATGGTTAAGATCGCAAATGCGGACGCATTCGTTTACTCAGGAATTGGGCTTGAAGGTTTTGCAGATAAAGCACAATCTACGCTAAAGAATGAAGATGTCGCTTTAGTAGAAGCTGCAAAAGGAATTGAACTAGCAAAGAGTTCTGAAGATGAGCATGCCCATGAGGACGAACATGCACATGAAGAAGAGCATGCCCATGAGGACGAACATGCACATGAAGAAGAGCATAACCACGGAGATACAGACCCTCACGTTTGGCTTGATCCTATTTTAGCTATTCAATTAGCAGAAAATATTAAAAATGAACTTGTTGAATTAAAACCGGATAAAAAAGCAGAATTTGAAAAGAACTTCCAAGCGTTAAAAGCTCAGCTTGAAGATGTAGACCAAGAGCTAAAAACAACGATTGGCGACGCACCTCATAAAGAAATTTTAGTATCACATGCAGCTTACGGCTACTGGGAAAACCGATACGGCTTAAAGCAAATTAGCGTAGCGGGTTTATCTCCTACAAATGAGCCGTCTCAAAAACAATTAGAAAACATCGTAAAACAAGCAAAGAAAGACAATATCAAATACTTTATCTTTGACCAAAATTTAAAACCTAAAGTGTCCACGCTTGTTAAAAATGAAGTGGGAGCTCAAGCTTTAACACTTCATAACTTAGAATCATTAACAAAAGATGATGTTAAAAATAAAGAAGATTATTTTTCCATTATGCAGCACAACATTGATACGTTGAAAAAAGCATTATATTAA